In Catenulispora sp. MAP5-51, the genomic stretch CCTCGGGCAGATTCCAGGAGTCGGCGGCCTTGGCCATGAAGCCTTCCAGCGCCACCGCACCGCGCGAATCCCACCACTTGTAGACCGTCGCCTTGCCGACGCCGGCGCGCGCGGCGATGGCGTCGATCGTCGCGGCCTTGAGCCCGCCCTCCATCATGATCTCGCCGGCCGCCGCCAGGATCGCCTCGCGGCTGGCCTGGCTCCGCGGGCGGCCGCGGCGTGATGCCGCCGGCGGGTCCGACGGGTCTGACGGGTCGGGCGGACTCGGGTTCATCGCGATGCTTCTCCTCAATTCCTGAACGATGCGTTCAGGATACACGGGAGAACGTCGCGATGCCCGAATCGATTCCCGGCTCCTCGGAATCAGTCGCCTAGCGCCCGGCGGCACCCTCCCCGCGCAGCGTCATCATCGTGCTGGTGACGTTCGCGACCGCCTTGCCGTCCTCGCGCAGCACGTCGCACACGTAGTGCGTGATCGTGCGCCCGGAATGCGAGGGCCGCGCGTGGGCGGTCAGCGTGCCGCGCCACACCGGCCGCAGGAACGTCGCGCGGATGTCGATGCTGGTGAACGACTCGCCCGCGGCCACCACCGTGGAGTGCGCCGTGCCGATCGCGGCGTCGGCGAGCTCGGTGAGGAAGCCGCCGTGGAGCGTGCCCTGCTGGTTGCCGTGCAGCGCCGCGGCGTCGACCGTGACCTCGACCGAGGCGGTGCCGGGGCCGACCGCGGTGATGCGGAAGCCGAGCAGGTCAGAGATCGCGGTCGGATAGCGCAGATGTGTGGTGTCAGTGGGGCCGAGGGTCCCGGCGAGCTGGCGCTGAAGGAATTCCAAGACCGGGAGATCGCCGGTGAGCTGTGGTTCTGGCACCCCGCCACGTTAGAAGCCGTAGCCTGGGACAATCAACGAATTGTCCTGAGGACAGACGGGGACAGCCGAGGGCCGAGGACTCCCGATGCGCACCGAGCACTACAAGACGATCGCCGAGGAGATCGCCGCCGCGATCCGCTCCGGCGCGCTGCCGGCCGGCACCCGCTTGCCCACGCACCGCGAGCTGGCCCGCGAGCGCGGCATCGCGGTGGCGACAGTCAGCCGGGTCTACGCGCAGCTGACCGCCGCCGGCCTGGTCAGCGGCGAGGTCGGACGCGGCAGCTTCGTCCGCGACCAAAGCGGCTACAGCGGCCTGGAACCGCGACGGCTCCCGTTGCCCACACGCGTGGCCGACCTGTCGTTCAACCAACCGCTGGCGCCGGGCCAGGGCGAGACGCTGCGGCGCGCGCTGCGGGAGCTGGCTAACGAAGGCGACCTGGAGGCGCTGCTCGCACAGCATCCGCCCGGCGGCCGCGAGCACGACCGGGCCGCGGTGGCGACGTATTTGCTGGATCGCGGGGTGGACGTCCCGCCGGGGAACGTGCTGGTCACGTCCGGTGCGCAGCAGGCGATCGACGTCGCGGCCGCGGCGCTGCTCGCCCCGGGCGCGGTCATGGCCGTCGATGCGGTGACGTATCCGGGTGCGAAGCTGGTCTCCACCGCGCGCCACGTCGAGCTGGCGGCAGTGCGCTGCGATGCCGACGGGACCGACGTCGATGAGCTGGAAGCACTGTGCGCGCGCCGCGCGGTATCAGTGCTCTACCTCATGCCGACCGTGCACAATCCACTGGGATTCGTGCTCGGCACCGAGCACAGGGAACGCATCGCGGCGCTCGCTCGACAGCGCGACCTGATGATCATCGAGGACGCGACCTACGCGTTCCTCGAATCGGTCGCGCCACCGCCGCTGCAAGCCCTGGCGCCGGAGCGGACCGTCTACGTCGGCAGCCTGTCGAAGAACCTGGCGACCGGCCTGCGGTTCGGCTACCTGGTCGCGCCCGACCACCTCCTCAGCGCACTGACCCGGGCCCTGCGCACCTCGACCTGGGGGAGTCCGAGCCTGATCACAACGCTGGTCACGCGCTGGCTTCGCGATGGGACGGTCGAGAAGCTGGAGGCCGAGCGCCGCGCCGATGCCCAATGGCGGCAGGCGGCGGCGCGGGAGGCGTTCGCAGACGTCGACTACATCGCCCATCCCGCCGGCTACTCCGGCTGGCTGCCGCTGCCGGAGGAGACACGCGCCGATCAGGTCGCCGCGTGTCTCGCCGAGCACGGCATCCTGGTCTCCACCGGCGACGCCTTCGCGGTGCCGCCGTTCGCGCCGAACGCGCTGCGTTTGGCGTTGGCATCGGTGGCAGGAGACCGCCTCGGCGTGGTGCTGCGCCAGGTCGCCGAGGCGGTCGTCCGGGGTTAGCGCTCGACGCCGCCGACCGCCTTCGCGATGGTGTCCTCCGCGCCCTGGCTGACAACCTTGGTTCCGCCGAAGATCTCGACGGCGGTCAGGGTGGCGCGCCAGCTCTGCAGCGACGACAGCGCCGAGGGGGCGACCGTCGTGGCGTCGGTGAGCAGCAGCGGCTGACCGGCGTTGGCCGCGTACGCGCCGCCGGTGAGGGCGTCGGGGAAGTTGAACGCGTACGCCACGCCGACGCCGGCCGGAGTGTGGCCCGTGGTGGCCACGACCGCAGCCGCGACCGCCTGGGCGGTGCTGAAGCGGTCGGTGCCGGCGAGGTCGTGGACGGTCTTGCCCGGCGCGCCCGCGGCCACGGCCTTGACCGCCTGGCCGCCGACCGCGTCGATCGTCTGGTGGCTCTTGACGAACGCGGCGGTCGCCGCGTCGAGGCTCGTGCCGTCGGACAGGACGATGGGGGCGTTGCGGACCGCGCCCAGCGGGCCCGCGGTGAGGGCGTCGGGGAAGTCCAGGCCGGTGGCCACGATCGTCTCGGTGGCCGGGCCGAAGGCCTTCGCCACGTCCAGCGCGGTGCTGAAACGGTCGGTGCCGCCGATGCGGTTGACGGTGTAGCCGGCCTTGCGCAGTTCCTGCTCGATCGTGGGGGAGACCGCGTCGGCGCCGCCGAGGATGTCGATCGTCTTCTTCGACGCCGGACCGCCCAGGACGCGGTCGATCTCGGCGCGCGTGGCGCCGTCCAGGGCCTTGGGATCGGTCAGGAGCAGGGGGCCGTGGAGGTGCGCGGCGAGGGGGACGCCGGCCAGGGCGTCAGGGGCCTTGTCGCCGCGGGCGAGGATGACGGCGTCCGCCGCGCCGTTGTGCCACTGGGCCTGCGAGACGGTCCGCGCGGTCGTGTAGCGGTCGGATCCGCCCAGGCGCGTGACGGCCGGTTGGCCGGCGGTGCCGGTGGGGCCGCCGGGGCCGCTCGGGCCGCCCGGGGTGGTGCCGCCGCCGCCTCCGCCGCCCCCGGTCCCGCCACCGCCCCCGCCTCCGGGGTTGCCACCGCCGGAAGTCCCTCCGGGAAGGATCCACCCGCCCGGCGAGGGCGGGTTCCCGACCGTCGGGCTCTGGACGTCGTGGACGGGGTCGTACGTCCACGCCCACTGCCATCCGGCGCTGTCCGTGTACCGCATTGTGATCGTCGGCGTGCTGCCCGGCGCGTAGGTGTGCCCGTAGCCGACCACGTGCGCGGCCCCGTTGCTGCCGCCGTGGTAGACCGCGCTCCCGTCGCCCCAGTCGAAGTCGTACCAGCCCTGCGGCACATAGTTGGTCTGGTATCCGCCCGGCGGCTGCGCCTCGACGTAGACGTACCCGCTGGCGTTCATCCCGCTCGTGGCCATGACCAGGTCCGGACGCGAGCGCGGCAGGATCATGAGGCCCTGGGATGTCTGGATGCTGTGACCGGCGGCGTCCTTCACGGTCACGGTGACGGTGTAGTCCCCGTCGGCGGCGTAGGTGTGGGTCGCGGTCGGCGAGGAGCTCGCCGGTTGGACGTGGCCGTCGCCGAAGTCGAACGAGTACGTGACGCCGGTCGAGGACAGGTCTCCGGCGCGTGCGGCGGTGAAGGTCCGGGTCCGGTACGTCGAAGCGTCGGTGACGAGCCCGATCGTCAGCTTGGTCTCGCCGAGGCCGGTGTCCTGGACCGCGCCGCGGTCCAGGGTCGCGCCGGCCGTCGGCTGGCCGAGGAAGTCCGTGGCCGGAACGCCCGGCGCGTGGGGGTCGCCCGAGCCGATTACCGGCGAGCCGGCGGCGGGCATGTACGTCTGCGACCAGCCCTGCATGAGCTTCGGATCGCCGTCGAGGTCGTGGGTGCCCAAGCCGGTGCCGGCCTGGAAGGCGGCCGGATTCTGGTAGGTGGTGGTGCCCCAGTTGTAGTCGGCGGCGTACTGGCCGCCGTTGAGGATGTTGTAGTCGACGGTCGCGCCGGTCATCGCGTCGCCGCTGACCCACAGCGTGCGTGCGACGTTGTTCTCGATGACCGGGTCGGGGGACGCGCCGCCGATATTGATGTCCGTGGCGCTCGCGGTGTTGTTGACGATCTCGGTGTGCGGCGCGTCGACGACCCTCAGCCCGTCGTACTGCATGAAGACGTTCATCGCGATGTCGGTGCCGGTCGCGTTGCCGTCGACGGTCATCCCGGTCCAGAACATGTTGTCCGTGACGGTGGCGTCCGTCGTGCCGGTGAGGTGCACGGCGCCGGCGATGGAGTTGCCGGTCAGGGTCAGCCGGGCCCCACCCGTGCCGGTGACGGCCGACTCCCCGTCCTGGGCGAGGAAGAAGCCCTTGATCGTCACGTCGTGGACGCCGTCGAGGTCGAACACCGGCTGGTTCGACAGCCCCGGGTCGAGCTCGACGCCGGGGTCCGCGGCGGCGATGGTCACCGGCGAGCCCGGTGTCCCCGAGGGCGGGGTGATCGGGGTCTCGACGACGTGGCGGTTCTCGTTGCTCCCGACACTTCCCGTGGCCGTCAGTCCCGCGACCAGCACGGTCGAGCCGGGCGTCGCAGTCGCCACGGCCGCACCGACCGAGCAGAAGGGCTCTGCGACGCTCCCGGCGCCGGCGGCGGTGTCGGAGCAGTGGACGCCGGGTGCGTCGTCGACGTGGATGACGACGGGACCGCCGCCGGCCGCGTGGGCGGCGATCGGCGCGAGCCCGGCGAACCCGGATATGGACGACAGCGCGATCGCAGTGATACGTCGTGGTCTTGACACTCTTCCTCCGTGGGCCCGTTCTGACGCCGTCGAAAATTCGAGCGGGGCGAGCAGATGATATTGCTGTCACGGAGTTTGAGTAGTCGAATTAGTCCCGCCGTACGTCCACCCGCATGTCGTCGATCGTGACGTCCTCGCCGTCCTCGTTCTGTATCCGCACCCGCACCGGCGAGCCGCTCTGCTTGTCGACGACCTTCAGCGGACCGTTGTCGTCCTGCAGGTACTTGTCGCCCCAGTGCATCAGCCCCAGGACCACCGGCAGCAGGTCGCGTCCCATGTCGGTGAGTACGTACTCGTACCGCGTCCGCTGTCCGGGCTCGCGGTAGGGCTGCTTGGCCAGCACCCCCAGCGCGGTCAGTTCCTTCAGGCGTGCCGCCGCGACGGCCTCGGTCACGCCGACGCGGCGTGCGAAGTCGTCGAAGCGCGTCGTGCCGTAGTACGCCTCCCGCATCAGCAGGATCGCCGAGCGGGTGCCGATCGCGCTGATGGCCTTGTCGATGGAGCACCGGTCGGCCTTCCAGCGGTCGCGGTCGGCCAGGGCGGGTTCCAGCTGCATCACCATGTGACCCACCTTACCTTGGCTTGAGCTGGGCATAGTCAGAGTCTATGCTCCTGACTATGGTAAGCAAAAGCCAGACAGGCGGAAGCCGGACGGAAGGGGAGCGCTGATGGCTACGGCACGGGACGCGGTGATCGTGGGCGCGGTGCGCACGCCGATCGGCAAGGGCAAGCCCGGCGGCGCGCTGTCCGGCGTGCACCCGGTGGACCTGCTCGCGCACACGCTGCGCGCGCTGGTCGAGCGCACCGGCGTGGACCCGGCGCTGGTCGAGGACGTCATCGGCGGCTGCGTCGACCAGGTCGGCGAGCAGGCGATGAACACCACCCGCAACGCCTGGCTGGCCGCCGGGCTGCCCGAGACGGTGCCTGCGGTGACGGTGGACCGGCAGTGCGGCTCCTCGCAGCAGGCCGTCAGCTTCGCCGCGCAGGGCGTCATCGCCGGCGCCTACGACCTGGTGGTGGCCTGCGGTGTGGAGTCGATGAGCCGGGTGCCGATGTGGTCGAACGCGGCCGGGAAGGACCCCTTCGGCCCGGGCGTCGCGGCACGCTACCCCGAAGGGCTGGTCCCGCAGGGGATCAGCGCGGAGCTGATCGCGGCCAAGTGGGGCCTGAGCCGGCAGCGGCTCGACGAGTTCTCCGCCGAGTCGCACCGGCGCGCGGCGACCGCGCACGCCGCCGGCCGCTTCGACGACGAGATCGTCCCGGTCCCGACCGGGGCCGGACTGGTCACCATGGACGAGTCGGTCCGGCCCACGACCACGCCCGAGGTCCTGGCCGGCCTGCGCACCGCCTTCGAGGACCCGACCTACGCCGAGCGCTTCCCGCAGATCGACTGGTCGGTGACCGCCGGCAACAGCAGCCCGATCAACGACGGCGCCGCCGCGCTGCTCATCGCGAGCAGCGAGACCGCGCAGCGCCTCGGCCTGACCCCGCTGGCCCGCCTGCACAGCTTCGCCGTCGTCGGGGACGACCCGGTCATGATGCTCACCGGCATCATCCCGGCCACCGAGAAGGTCCTCCGCCGCGCCGGCCTGAAGCTGTCCGACGTCGGCCTGGTGGAG encodes the following:
- a CDS encoding PaaI family thioesterase; the encoded protein is MRYPTAISDLLGFRITAVGPGTASVEVTVDAAALHGNQQGTLHGGFLTELADAAIGTAHSTVVAAGESFTSIDIRATFLRPVWRGTLTAHARPSHSGRTITHYVCDVLREDGKAVANVTSTMMTLRGEGAAGR
- a CDS encoding PLP-dependent aminotransferase family protein, which codes for MRTEHYKTIAEEIAAAIRSGALPAGTRLPTHRELARERGIAVATVSRVYAQLTAAGLVSGEVGRGSFVRDQSGYSGLEPRRLPLPTRVADLSFNQPLAPGQGETLRRALRELANEGDLEALLAQHPPGGREHDRAAVATYLLDRGVDVPPGNVLVTSGAQQAIDVAAAALLAPGAVMAVDAVTYPGAKLVSTARHVELAAVRCDADGTDVDELEALCARRAVSVLYLMPTVHNPLGFVLGTEHRERIAALARQRDLMIIEDATYAFLESVAPPPLQALAPERTVYVGSLSKNLATGLRFGYLVAPDHLLSALTRALRTSTWGSPSLITTLVTRWLRDGTVEKLEAERRADAQWRQAAAREAFADVDYIAHPAGYSGWLPLPEETRADQVAACLAEHGILVSTGDAFAVPPFAPNALRLALASVAGDRLGVVLRQVAEAVVRG
- a CDS encoding cell wall-binding repeat-containing protein, coding for MSRPRRITAIALSSISGFAGLAPIAAHAAGGGPVVIHVDDAPGVHCSDTAAGAGSVAEPFCSVGAAVATATPGSTVLVAGLTATGSVGSNENRHVVETPITPPSGTPGSPVTIAAADPGVELDPGLSNQPVFDLDGVHDVTIKGFFLAQDGESAVTGTGGARLTLTGNSIAGAVHLTGTTDATVTDNMFWTGMTVDGNATGTDIAMNVFMQYDGLRVVDAPHTEIVNNTASATDINIGGASPDPVIENNVARTLWVSGDAMTGATVDYNILNGGQYAADYNWGTTTYQNPAAFQAGTGLGTHDLDGDPKLMQGWSQTYMPAAGSPVIGSGDPHAPGVPATDFLGQPTAGATLDRGAVQDTGLGETKLTIGLVTDASTYRTRTFTAARAGDLSSTGVTYSFDFGDGHVQPASSSPTATHTYAADGDYTVTVTVKDAAGHSIQTSQGLMILPRSRPDLVMATSGMNASGYVYVEAQPPGGYQTNYVPQGWYDFDWGDGSAVYHGGSNGAAHVVGYGHTYAPGSTPTITMRYTDSAGWQWAWTYDPVHDVQSPTVGNPPSPGGWILPGGTSGGGNPGGGGGGGTGGGGGGGGTTPGGPSGPGGPTGTAGQPAVTRLGGSDRYTTARTVSQAQWHNGAADAVILARGDKAPDALAGVPLAAHLHGPLLLTDPKALDGATRAEIDRVLGGPASKKTIDILGGADAVSPTIEQELRKAGYTVNRIGGTDRFSTALDVAKAFGPATETIVATGLDFPDALTAGPLGAVRNAPIVLSDGTSLDAATAAFVKSHQTIDAVGGQAVKAVAAGAPGKTVHDLAGTDRFSTAQAVAAAVVATTGHTPAGVGVAYAFNFPDALTGGAYAANAGQPLLLTDATTVAPSALSSLQSWRATLTAVEIFGGTKVVSQGAEDTIAKAVGGVER
- a CDS encoding winged helix-turn-helix transcriptional regulator; protein product: MVMQLEPALADRDRWKADRCSIDKAISAIGTRSAILLMREAYYGTTRFDDFARRVGVTEAVAAARLKELTALGVLAKQPYREPGQRTRYEYVLTDMGRDLLPVVLGLMHWGDKYLQDDNGPLKVVDKQSGSPVRVRIQNEDGEDVTIDDMRVDVRRD
- a CDS encoding acetyl-CoA C-acyltransferase, producing the protein MATARDAVIVGAVRTPIGKGKPGGALSGVHPVDLLAHTLRALVERTGVDPALVEDVIGGCVDQVGEQAMNTTRNAWLAAGLPETVPAVTVDRQCGSSQQAVSFAAQGVIAGAYDLVVACGVESMSRVPMWSNAAGKDPFGPGVAARYPEGLVPQGISAELIAAKWGLSRQRLDEFSAESHRRAATAHAAGRFDDEIVPVPTGAGLVTMDESVRPTTTPEVLAGLRTAFEDPTYAERFPQIDWSVTAGNSSPINDGAAALLIASSETAQRLGLTPLARLHSFAVVGDDPVMMLTGIIPATEKVLRRAGLKLSDVGLVEVNEAFASVVLAWQAETGADLAKVNVNGGAIALGHPLGASGARIMTTLVHEMRRRGVSYGLQTMCEAGGLANATVVEAL